The following coding sequences are from one Odontesthes bonariensis isolate fOdoBon6 chromosome 10, fOdoBon6.hap1, whole genome shotgun sequence window:
- the birc7 gene encoding baculoviral IAP repeat-containing protein 7, with protein MTATGHKGRGKSTCCRMMDDRITTLRILEEPQMRVEGERLRTFQHWPGDAPVTCGDLAKAGFFFLGPGDKVQCFCCGGVLRYWVHGDSPAAEHKRHFPTCSFILGQAVGNIPLQAGSSDSVDGQLVSQLQRMTMDDQGTAGQAVYPEMETQDSRLTTFHNWPTEASVQPDALARAGFFYTGHGDNVKCFFCDGGLRNWEPGDDPWQEHAKWFPRCEFLIQSRGQEYISNIQDAHFQMGDTMGGSQTSTGRDIGSRNDVVGGLGVSSAMLSPVVQTAIQMGFEASLVESLVQSKYLLTGQYYTSVSDLVTDVLQAEEEDRHTGPNSREPEMRQGSSAGNARTQTPVRQKVVDPSPEELLRQLQEERTCKVCMDKLVSIVFIPCGHLVVCGDCAASLRHCPICRAVIRGSVRAFMS; from the exons ATGACTGCCACAGGACACAAAGGGAGAGGAAAGTCCACATGCTGCAGAATGATGGATGACAGGATAACTACGCTGCGAATCCTTGAGGAGCCTCAGATGAGAGTTGAAGGCGAGAGACTTCGAACTTTTCAGCACTGGCCAGGAGATGCTCCTGTCACGTGTGGAGACCTGGCCAAAGcaggctttttctttttaggcCCTGGAGACAAAGTTCAGTGTTTCTGCTGTGGAGGAGTTCTAAGATACTGGGTACACGGGGACAGCCCAGCTGCTGAGCATAAGCGGCATTTCCCTACTTGCAGTTTCATACTGGGTCAAGCGGTTGGGAATATTCCACTCCAAGCAGGCTCCTCGGACTCTGTGGATGGACAGCTTGTAAGCCAGCTTCAGAGGATGACTATGGATGACCAGGGAACAGCTGGACAGGCAGTGTACCCTGAGATGGAAACGCAGGATTCTCGGCTCACTACTTTCCACAACTGGCCCACTGAGGCCTCGGTCCAGCCAGACGCCCTTGCCAGAGCAGGATTTTTCTACACAG GTCACGGCGACAACGTCAAATGCTTCTTCTGTGATGGAGGGCTGAGGAACTGGGAGCCAGGTGATGACCCCTGGCAGGAACATGCCAAATGGTTTCCACG ATGTGAGTTTTTAATCCAGTCGAGAGGGCAGGAGTACATCAGCAACATACAAGATGCTCATTTCCAGATGGGTGACACTATG GGAGGATCACAGACTTCCACGGGAAGAGATATTGGGTCCAGAAATG ATGTGGTCGGAGGTCTGGGAGTTTCATCGGCCATGCTTTCTCCTGTGGTACAAACTGCGATCCAGATGGGCTTTGAAGCCAGCCTGGTGGAGAGTCTGGTCCAGTCCAAGTACCTCTTGACTGGCCAGTACTACACATCTGTATCTGACCTGGTAACTGATGTGCTGCAAgctgaggaggaggacagacataCGGGGCCAAACAGCAGAG AGCCAGAGATGAGGCAGGGCTCCAGTGCAGGAAATGCGAGGACACAGACACCCGTCCGACAGAAAG TGGTGGACCCCAGTCCTGAGGAGCTGCTAAGGCAGCTGCAGGAAGAGAGGACCTGTAAAGTGTGCATGGACAAGCTGGTGTCCATCGTCTTCATCCCCTGTGGTCACCTGGTGGTTTGTGGTGACTGTGCTGCCAGCCTGCGTCACTGCCCGATCTGCAGAGCTGTCATCAGAGGCAGCGTTCGTGCTTTTATGTCTTAA
- the LOC142389709 gene encoding YTH domain-containing family protein 1-like, with product MSATSIDPQRSKGQASKVQNGSLHQKETVHDNDFEPYLTSQSTQNNSYQSITDPYLSSYYAPSIGFPYPLSEAPWSTGGDPPIPYLTPYGPLSNGDHHFMPDTVFGQPGGLGSSIYPHRFNFFPENPAFSAWGTSGSQGQQTQSSAYGGSYSYPPSSLGGTLVPDGQTGFHNDTLNKAPGMNSLEQGMVGLKIGGDVPGQGSGVKAVGSVIGGPAVAATGNGATPIGMPPPKPTSWAAIASKPAKPQQLKAKVKPGMPNPGGALPPPPIKHNMNIGTWDKGPVTKVATAPLQQQQQPLGLPHAMPPQGPMQPPPPQSLVQPQMQPMALQPQPLHHQHHQPPPQPYQNHTQPPQPQTRWVAPRNRNQGYGQGGPGHDGSGVMGVVCGGNNGPQMSANQGPGGESHPVLEKLRASHSYNPKDFEWNLKNGRVFIIKSYSEDDIHRSIKYSIWCSTEHGNKRLDSAFRAMNGKGPVYLLFSVNGSGHFCGVAEMRSPVDYGTSAGVWAQDKWKGKFDVGWLFVKDVPNSQLRHIRLENNDNKPVTNSRDTQEVPLEKAKQVLKIIATYKHTTSIFDDFSHYEKRQEEEEEVRKTFEPAQIQNRSRLDQERQNRNKQ from the exons ATGTCTGCCACAAGCATTGACCCTCAG AGATCAAAGGGACAAGCATCTAAAG TGCAAAATGGTTCACTGCATCAGAAGGAGACTGTCCATGACAATGACTTTGAGCCATACCTCACTAGTCAATCAACTCAG AACAACAGctaccagtccatcacagatcCTTACCTGTCCAGCTACTATGCTCCTTCCATTGGATTTCCATACCCCCTAAGTGAAGCTCCCTGGTCCACAGGTGGGGACCCTCCTATTCCATACCTCACACCCTATGGACCTTTGAGTAACGGAGACCATCACTTCATGCCCGACACAGTGTTTGGCCAACCAGGGGGCCTGGGAAGCAGTATCTACCCGCACAGGTTTAACTTTTTCCCTGAAAACCCTGCCTTCTCTGCTTGGGGCACAAGTGGCTCCCAGGGCCAGCAGACTCAAAGTTCAGCTTATGGTGGCAGCTATAGCTATCCTCCCAGCTCTCTGGGAGGCACTCTCGTGCCTGATGgtcagacaggctttcacaatGACACCCTAAACAAGGCCCCTGGTATGAACAGCTTGGAGCAAGGTATGGTTGGGTTGAAGATCGGAGGAGATGTCCCTGGTCAGGGTTCGGGAGTCAAGGCTGTGGGATCTGTGATTGGTGGACCGGCAGTGGCAGCCACAGGAAATGGAGCCACACCTATAGGAATGCCTCCACCTAAACCCACCTCCTGGGCAGCCATTGCCAGCAAGCCTGCCAAACCACAGCAGCTGAAAGCTAAGGTGAAGCCAGGGATGCCCAATCCAGGGGGAGCGCTTCCCCCACCCCCTATCAAACACAACATGAACATTGGGACCTGGGACAAGGGCCCAGTGACTAAAGTAGCCACAGCCCCactgcagcaacagcagcagcctcttGGCCTGCCTCATGCCATGCCACCTCAAGGCCCCATGCAACCCCCTCCTCCCCAGTCCCTAGTTCAACCCCAGATGCAACCTATGGCCTTACAGCCCCAGCCCCTCCATCACCAGCATCATCAGCCACCACCTCAGCCCTACCAAAATCACACCCAGCCCCCACAACCCCAGACCCGTTGGGTTGCACCACGCAACCGCAACCAAGGTTATGGGCAGGGTGGCCCTGGCCATGATGGGAGTGGAGTGATGGGTGTGGTTTGTGGTGGGAACAATGGCCCCCAAATGTCTGCTAATCAGGGGCCTGGTGGGGAGTCCCACCCAGTGCTGGAAAAGCTGCGTGCCTCCCATAGCTACAACCCCAAGGACTTTGAATGGAACCTCAAGAATGGTCGTGTTTTCATCATTAAGAGCTACTCTGAGGATGATATTCATCGCTCCATCAAGTACTCCATCTGGTGCAGCACGGAACATGGCAACAAGCGGCTGGACTCAGCCTTCCGGGCTATGAATGGGAAAGGTCCTGTGTATCTGCTTTTCAGTGTCAATGGCAGTGGTCACTTCTGCGGCGTGGCAGAAATGCGTTCGCCAGTGGACTATGGGACCAGTGCTGGTGTTTGGGCACAGGACAAGTGGAAGGGCAAATTTGATGTGGGCTGGTTGTTTGTTAAGGACGTGCCTAATAGCCAGCTGCGCCACATCCGCCTGGAGAACAACGACAACAAGCCAGTGACCAACTCCCGTGACACACAGGAGGTTCCTCTGGAGAAGGCCAAACAAGTGCTCAAGATCATTGCCACCTACAAACATACCACCTCCATCTTTGATGATTTCTCTCATTATGAGAAGAggcaggaagaagaggaggaggtgcGCAAG ACCTTTGAACCTGCTCAGATACAGAACCGCTCTCGGTTGGATCAG gAGCGCCAAAACAGGAATAAACAATAG